GGCCGTCGGCCTCGACCGGCATGGCAGCAGCATCACGGGCTGATGGGCCGTGGTGGCGCGGCGAACGGAGGGGTCTGGCCGGCCCGGCTTGCCTCTATACTCGATCCCATGAAGCCGGAGACGGCAATCGTGACCATGCTCATGGCGGTCTTCGGCCTGGCCGTCGTTGTCGTCGGGGCCGGTATGCTCGAGGGGCCGGCCACGAGCGCCGCCGCGCCGGCGCCTCGCGCCCGTCCTCAGGCAAACCCACCTCAACCCGTCGTCGCTGCCACGCGCGGGCCGCTGCAGGCAACCCCGGCCGCCAACCTCCCGGAGGAAGCCCGCGCGCGTGATGCCCAGCGCCTCACGGAGCTACAGGCGATCGCCGTGGCCCTGCGCAGCTACTACGAGGACCGCAAGGCATACCCCAGCACGTCGAACCAACTGCAGACGGGCTGCGTCTACCAGAACGCGGACAAGCTCTGTGTCCTGAGGGGCGCCGTTGGCCTCGACACGCTTACCGACGCCCGCGGCGGCAACGATTTCGGCTACTGGTACATCTCGGACGGCCAGACCTACACGCTCATAGCTTCCCTGGAGGGCGCGGCGGAGGGTGGTGACACCTGTCCGGAAGCAGCCTCCCTGCTCCGGAAGCCCAACATCTTCTGCTTGAGGTCGCACCAGTAGGGTCAGCGGTCGTCCTGGGGCCTGTCGTCCTCAGGCTCCTCGGGCGGCTTGAAGAGGTCGCTCATGCCTGCGGCATCGCCCAGGCGCCGCCTCAGCTCTTCCTGTATCTCCCGGAGCTGCTCCGGAGTCACGCCCATCCGGGTCAAGGTCCCTTGCAGGAGGCGCCTGACTTCCTCGAGGTCGTGCCGGATAAGGGCGTCCGCAAGCTCCAGCTGGGTCTCGACGGCAATGAAGGCCTCGCGCCTTTCGCTCTCCCCGCTCATCGAGAGGATGGTCGAGGCGAGGCGTGCGAACAGGTTCGTGGTGCGCGCGATGCGAATGCGGTCCTGAGGGTGCTCGGGGAAGTCGCCGGTGACTGCGACCTCCAGGCCCGTGCGCTTGTCTGTCGCCACGTACTGTTCCGGCATGGCGCATAGAGCATAGCGCAGCGGCGTGAAGAAAGCGCCGCGCTTGACACGCGGGCCGCTTGCGCCAAATATGCTCACGTCCCCAGACCCCGCGCAGTCTCGACAAGGAGCAACCAGTGAAAGCGGCTGTCTTCCACGGCCCGAACCAACCCCTGACGATAGAGCAGATCGACATCGACAAGCCGCAGGCGAACGAGATCGTCGTCAAGACGATGGCTTCAGGCGTCTGTCACAGCGACCTGCACTTCGTCGACGGCTTCTACCCGATGCGGGCGCCCGCCGTCCTGGGCCACGAGACGTCCGGCATCGTCGAGGAGGTGGGTAGCGCTGTCACCTACGTCAAGCCCGGCGACCACGTCATCGCCTGCCTCTCGATCTTCTGTGGCCGCTGCGATAACTGCCTGAGCGGCAAGACGCACCTCTGCCAGGACCGAGCCTCCACCATGCGCGGCCGCAATGATCCGCCACGGCTGTCCTGGAAGGGCCAGGCTGTCGGCCAGATGGCGAACCTCGCCAGCTTCGCCGAGAGGATGCTCCTGCACGAGAACTCGGTGGTGAAGATCCCGGATGACTACCCCTTCGACCGCGCCGCCCTCATCGGCTGCGGCGTGACCACTGGCGTCGGCGCCGCCCTCAACACCGCGAAGGTCGAGCCGGGGAGCAGTGTCGCCGTCTTTGGCTGCGGCGGCGTCGGCCTCTCCGTAATCCAGGGGGCGCGCATCGCCGGGGCGCGCATGATCATCGCCGTCGACACCATCGAGGCGAAGCTGGCGACAGCCCGCGAGCTGGGCGC
This window of the Dehalococcoidia bacterium genome carries:
- a CDS encoding Zn-dependent alcohol dehydrogenase, translated to MKAAVFHGPNQPLTIEQIDIDKPQANEIVVKTMASGVCHSDLHFVDGFYPMRAPAVLGHETSGIVEEVGSAVTYVKPGDHVIACLSIFCGRCDNCLSGKTHLCQDRASTMRGRNDPPRLSWKGQAVGQMANLASFAERMLLHENSVVKIPDDYPFDRAALIGCGVTTGVGAALNTAKVEPGSSVAVFGCGGVGLSVIQGARIAGARMIIAVDTIEAKLATARELGATHVIDASSSDPVQKIIEMTGGGADYTFEAIGNAKVAEQCFDALCPGGTATVIGMIPVGQKVEITGSALLREKKIQGSSMGSNRFRVDMPKYIEFNLQGRLKLDEMISRRLKLEDVNDAFRAMKAGEVARQVIMFD